The Deltaproteobacteria bacterium genome contains a region encoding:
- the rpmI gene encoding 50S ribosomal protein L35 has translation MPKIKTHRGAAKRFSLTGSGKVKRSRAYASHILTKKTTKRKRNLRKSTILHKSDTRGIKMLIPYM, from the coding sequence ATGCCAAAGATAAAAACACACAGGGGAGCGGCTAAAAGGTTTAGTCTTACGGGAAGTGGTAAGGTGAAGAGGAGTAGGGCTTATGCGAGCCATATTCTTACGAAAAAAACGACAAAAAGAAAAAGAAATTTGAGAAAGTCTACCATTCTCCACAAGAGTGATACCAGAGGAATAAAGATGTTAATTCCGTATATGTAG
- the infC gene encoding translation initiation factor IF-3 — MAKDLNINQEIKATTVRVIDEGKQLGIMSLAEALDVAAKATLDLVEVAPNSTPPVCRIMDYGKFRYQQSKKLQVAKKSQSIIQVKEIRLRPKTDEHDLQVKIKHIKKFLSQNDKVKVTMMFRGREMAYTELGRKIMEDVQKALADEGIIDQHPRLEGRSMVMMVSPKK, encoded by the coding sequence ATAGCTAAGGATTTAAACATAAATCAGGAAATTAAGGCGACTACCGTCAGGGTTATTGATGAGGGTAAACAATTGGGTATTATGTCTCTGGCGGAAGCACTGGATGTTGCTGCTAAGGCGACTTTGGATCTGGTTGAGGTTGCTCCCAATTCTACACCACCGGTTTGCCGGATTATGGATTATGGGAAATTCAGATACCAGCAAAGCAAGAAACTACAGGTCGCAAAAAAGAGTCAGAGTATCATTCAGGTAAAGGAGATCAGGTTAAGACCGAAAACTGATGAACATGACCTGCAGGTAAAAATCAAACATATTAAGAAATTCCTCAGCCAGAATGATAAAGTGAAGGTTACCATGATGTTTAGAGGTCGCGAAATGGCTTATACTGAACTGGGTAGGAAAATCATGGAGGATGTCCAAAAGGCGTTAGCAGATGAAGGTATTATTGATCAACATCCTCGGCTGGAGGGAAGAAGTATGGTTATGATGGTGTCGCCGAAGAAATAG
- the rplT gene encoding 50S ribosomal protein L20 yields the protein MPRVKRSITAKKKRRRILKMAKGFFGARSRLLKTATEAVERAMKYAYRDRRVRKRDFRKLWITRINAAARIHEISYSRLIDGMKKAGVEIDRKILAELAVHDPRGFSEIVSVAKGKLPTC from the coding sequence ATGCCAAGAGTAAAAAGAAGTATCACTGCTAAGAAAAAGAGACGAAGAATTCTGAAAATGGCAAAGGGTTTTTTTGGAGCGCGGAGCCGTTTATTAAAAACAGCCACGGAAGCCGTGGAAAGGGCAATGAAGTATGCCTATCGGGATAGACGAGTACGGAAAAGAGATTTCAGGAAACTGTGGATCACAAGGATTAATGCGGCTGCACGAATTCATGAAATATCATATAGCCGTTTAATCGACGGCATGAAAAAAGCGGGTGTGGAAATTGACAGAAAGATTCTCGCCGAGCTTGCCGTTCATGATCCTCGTGGATTTTCTGAAATAGTCAGTGTAGCAAAGGGTAAACTGCCGACATGCTAA
- the pheS gene encoding phenylalanine--tRNA ligase subunit alpha, whose translation MLKELEELQRQAESEISIAKTEGEFLAARTKYLGRKGILTKFLRNLGNIDPEKRPLVGNRCNEIKDTLTEKLENALKAITTLKKEEALLRDSIDVTLPGRKVRYGKLHPITQVCQEICDIFAGLGFSVVEGPEIELDYYNFEALNIPQNHPARDMQDTFYIEDNIVLRTHTSPVQIRVMEKQRPPVRILSPGRVYRPDSDISHTPMFHQIEGLLVDRGITFGDLKGVLTSFLKQMFGEGTALRFRPSFFPFTEPSAEVDIRCVMCNGAGCRVCSQSGWLEILGSGMVDPEVFKNVHYDPEEVSGFAFGLGLERIAMLKYGISDIRLFFENDWRFLEQF comes from the coding sequence ATGCTAAAAGAACTTGAGGAACTTCAAAGGCAAGCTGAATCTGAAATAAGCATTGCAAAAACTGAAGGGGAGTTCCTTGCTGCAAGAACCAAGTATTTAGGAAGAAAGGGGATTCTGACAAAGTTTCTTCGCAACCTCGGAAATATCGATCCGGAAAAGCGACCTTTAGTCGGGAATCGTTGTAATGAAATTAAAGATACGCTTACGGAGAAGCTTGAGAATGCCCTGAAAGCTATCACCACTCTGAAAAAGGAAGAAGCCCTTCTTCGTGACAGCATCGATGTAACACTCCCTGGGAGAAAAGTCAGGTATGGCAAACTCCATCCCATAACTCAGGTTTGTCAGGAGATTTGTGACATATTCGCAGGGCTTGGTTTTTCGGTTGTCGAAGGTCCGGAAATTGAGCTGGACTATTACAATTTTGAGGCCCTGAATATTCCCCAAAACCACCCTGCACGAGATATGCAGGATACATTCTACATAGAAGATAACATAGTACTGCGTACACATACCTCACCTGTTCAGATCAGGGTCATGGAAAAGCAGAGGCCGCCGGTGAGAATTCTTTCACCCGGTCGGGTGTATCGTCCCGATTCGGATATCTCTCATACACCCATGTTCCATCAGATTGAAGGTCTGCTGGTTGATAGGGGTATCACTTTTGGTGATTTGAAAGGTGTTCTTACATCATTTCTCAAACAGATGTTTGGTGAGGGTACGGCGCTCCGATTTCGCCCCAGTTTTTTCCCCTTTACCGAGCCGAGTGCTGAGGTTGACATCAGGTGTGTCATGTGCAATGGCGCGGGATGTCGTGTATGCTCTCAGAGCGGCTGGCTTGAAATCCTTGGATCAGGGATGGTGGACCCCGAGGTATTTAAGAATGTACATTACGATCCCGAAGAAGTTTCCGGTTTTGCTTTCGGCCTTGGCCTCGAGCGGATTGCCATGCTTAAGTACGGGATATCGGATATCCGGTTGTTTTTTGAAAATGACTGGAGGTTTTTAGAACAATTTTGA